One part of the Pandoraea faecigallinarum genome encodes these proteins:
- a CDS encoding cellulose synthase operon protein YhjQ/BcsQ: protein MLTLIAVVSSAGGAGRSTVSAHLAAQLAHGGKPVAVLELDAQNSIGALLGLRQTCETGVLTAGVAPDSWRAVLRETPVGVPLLPAGRTDASAQTALGEWLQRDAGGLRRQLDAVGLATGTRVLIDTQRLPDAIAQAAIAAADLVLGIVPVTTTGYVTQPDLMAACAGRAQMVPNLVASSSPLNNDLLHLIQARGGDAMVPLRIHRDDAVGTASANGGSLAKAADGSQAALDFIHLEAWLARATPPADGGAMANGGHARGGAET, encoded by the coding sequence ATGCTGACGCTCATTGCAGTCGTCTCCAGCGCGGGCGGAGCCGGGCGAAGCACCGTGAGCGCGCACCTCGCCGCGCAACTGGCGCACGGAGGAAAGCCCGTGGCGGTGCTCGAACTCGATGCGCAGAACAGCATCGGCGCGTTGCTCGGTCTGCGGCAGACGTGCGAGACCGGTGTGCTGACGGCTGGCGTGGCACCGGACAGTTGGCGTGCGGTGTTGCGCGAAACGCCAGTGGGCGTGCCGCTGTTGCCCGCCGGACGAACCGACGCGTCGGCGCAGACGGCGCTCGGCGAATGGCTGCAACGGGACGCGGGCGGCTTGCGCCGTCAGCTCGATGCCGTGGGCCTCGCGACGGGCACGCGGGTATTGATCGACACGCAACGTTTGCCGGACGCTATCGCCCAGGCAGCCATCGCCGCGGCCGACCTCGTGCTCGGCATTGTGCCGGTGACCACGACCGGCTACGTCACGCAACCCGATCTGATGGCGGCCTGCGCGGGACGGGCGCAAATGGTGCCGAATCTGGTGGCATCCAGTTCGCCGCTGAACAACGATCTGCTGCACCTCATTCAGGCGCGTGGCGGCGACGCCATGGTGCCGTTGCGCATCCATCGCGACGATGCCGTCGGCACGGCTTCGGCCAACGGCGGTTCGTTGGCCAAGGCCGCCGACGGCTCTCAGGCTGCGCTCGACTTCATCCATCTCGAAGCATGGCTCGCGCGTGCCACGCCGCCGGCCGACGGCGGCGCGATGGCCAACGGCGGTCATGCGCGGGGAGGTGCCGAAACATGA
- a CDS encoding cellulose synthase subunit BcsC-related outer membrane protein has protein sequence MRDTLIRSACVTCVLMAAGAANVRAAPAANAAAKPGAVAPNRDVRNLLASATLWHSRHRNDLARAALEKALLVQPDQPDALSLLGQIEIEENQPQAANRALQTLRARYPNSPATKALADVIRINTVDKSRIARARLLQRSGQADAAFAEYRALFPDGPPNGDLGVEYYRAQANATNGWPAAQQGLAALSKASPEDSRASQSLAELMIDRPASRLAGTRMVADLAARPNADLNALLSLWQKGLAKADGNLAWLPLYQRYLALAPNDADTRAAYDKLNAQQAARTRMLNDPAYKARQAGIRALDQGRLSDAEKSLDAARVKRPNDGELLGSLGLVKMRQGDHEGAQALFAQALRKDPDNAGKWRSLLKTSQFWGAMAQARAARDAGRLSDADRLVRGALASDPNNPDGLALLGDIALDDKREDDAERLFRQALKIEPDNDTALRGMITLYSRQQRRTELANLLGDLRRRFPQDKARFDKAEAAALSDDADRAIAQGHNGPALAALERAVALDPGNAWTRYSLASLYRKLRLAQIGREVMAEGARQTLTPEDRAQMLYAQAIYLNVIDDEAGARESLAQIPAASATPSIRRLQTTLAIRDMARLAREAHAAGNDDESERRYGQALAMAGDDPELIGEVARARVSAGQPDQGLALMRDWLAAHAGKPQPDAQLRYAELLNTAERDTELGTFLASMDPASLGTDQRDEWQDLQDRLALRQADRARALGDFSSARQTLEPLLSRQPPDSRALSALGDIYFDERRYDDARKIAEDQIRQDPANQDARLSLVRVLYEMQDDKAANRELDRALAEASPDDVWTQLAAVRRLTAMERYDEAIALNDTLRTRFPDTSAVTVQRGRIAQSQRHYNEAKGWYDQARKEEIVQGALPGYDGMTSAESAIDSLESRRNSYVAAGYEIDQKKGDGGISMFNARAVPLYGQYALGYDGHVFAQTDYVSADSGDLPLNGTSEFGTLPLLNVPSFRAANPGVLADYGTKRQKAHGQALMLGYENDWIRADIGHTPIGFPISYVTGGVRLFGNLGRYNYWVDASRRPMTGSMVSYAGANLPLPEVFGDGKWGGVRRDALTFHASRDFPKWGVFGEASVARLTGENVLNNTEVSARAGVDLPLIYKRDMRMNTGVTLFFDSFAQNERYYTYGHGGYYSPQTYVSLTLPLEWYGRTQRWSYYLRGSVSFSQSQEKSMPYFPTNGALQAASGDLTYGSGGGFGVGFSILGRAEYWVDRHWVIGGQIQFERSDYYAPNRFLFYMRYHFDARRGDVPMPPSPVRPIWSY, from the coding sequence TTGCGCGACACGCTGATCCGCTCCGCCTGCGTGACATGCGTGCTGATGGCAGCCGGCGCGGCGAACGTGCGTGCCGCGCCGGCAGCGAACGCCGCGGCGAAGCCCGGCGCCGTGGCGCCCAATCGCGACGTGCGCAACTTGCTCGCGAGCGCCACGCTCTGGCATTCACGCCATCGCAACGATCTTGCGCGCGCTGCCCTCGAGAAGGCGCTGCTCGTGCAACCGGACCAGCCCGACGCGCTTTCGCTGCTCGGCCAGATCGAGATCGAAGAGAACCAGCCGCAAGCGGCAAACAGGGCATTGCAGACGCTGCGCGCGCGCTACCCCAATTCGCCCGCGACGAAAGCGCTGGCCGACGTCATTCGCATCAACACCGTCGACAAATCCCGCATCGCCCGTGCGCGTCTGCTGCAACGCAGCGGTCAGGCCGATGCCGCGTTCGCCGAATACAGGGCGCTGTTTCCGGACGGCCCGCCAAACGGCGATCTCGGCGTGGAGTACTACCGCGCCCAGGCGAACGCGACCAACGGCTGGCCCGCCGCGCAGCAGGGGCTCGCGGCGCTGTCGAAGGCGTCGCCCGAAGACTCGCGAGCCTCGCAATCGTTGGCCGAACTGATGATCGACCGGCCAGCGAGCCGTCTGGCCGGCACGCGCATGGTGGCGGATCTCGCGGCGCGTCCCAACGCCGATCTCAACGCCTTGCTGTCCCTTTGGCAGAAGGGGCTCGCCAAGGCGGACGGCAACCTCGCATGGCTGCCGCTGTACCAGCGCTATCTCGCCCTTGCGCCCAACGATGCGGACACGCGGGCCGCCTACGACAAGCTCAATGCCCAGCAGGCGGCCCGAACGCGCATGTTGAACGATCCCGCTTACAAGGCCCGGCAAGCCGGTATCCGGGCGCTGGATCAGGGGCGTCTGAGCGACGCCGAGAAGTCACTCGACGCCGCGCGCGTCAAACGCCCCAACGACGGCGAACTGCTCGGCTCGCTGGGGTTGGTGAAAATGCGGCAGGGCGACCACGAGGGCGCTCAGGCACTGTTCGCGCAGGCATTGCGAAAGGACCCGGACAACGCGGGCAAATGGCGCAGCCTGCTCAAGACGTCGCAGTTCTGGGGCGCGATGGCGCAGGCGCGCGCTGCGCGCGACGCCGGGCGGCTCTCCGACGCCGATCGCCTGGTGCGCGGCGCGCTCGCCAGTGATCCGAACAATCCAGACGGTCTGGCACTGCTGGGCGATATTGCGCTGGACGACAAGCGCGAGGACGACGCCGAAAGGCTCTTCCGGCAAGCGCTGAAGATCGAGCCGGACAACGACACGGCACTGCGCGGCATGATTACGCTGTACTCGCGTCAGCAACGCCGTACGGAACTGGCGAATCTGCTTGGCGATCTGCGGCGGCGCTTTCCGCAGGACAAGGCGCGCTTCGACAAGGCTGAAGCGGCCGCGTTGTCGGACGATGCCGATCGCGCCATCGCGCAGGGCCATAACGGCCCGGCGCTGGCCGCACTGGAGCGCGCCGTCGCTCTGGACCCGGGCAACGCCTGGACGCGTTACTCGCTCGCCAGCCTCTACCGTAAGCTCCGCCTTGCGCAGATCGGCCGCGAGGTGATGGCCGAAGGCGCGCGCCAGACGCTGACGCCGGAGGACCGGGCGCAGATGCTCTACGCGCAGGCCATTTACCTGAACGTGATCGACGACGAGGCCGGTGCGCGCGAGTCGCTCGCGCAGATTCCCGCGGCGAGCGCCACGCCGTCGATCAGACGTTTGCAAACGACGCTGGCGATTCGCGACATGGCGCGTCTCGCGCGCGAAGCCCATGCCGCCGGTAACGACGACGAGAGCGAACGCCGCTACGGCCAGGCGCTGGCAATGGCGGGCGACGATCCGGAACTGATCGGGGAGGTGGCGCGCGCGCGCGTGTCGGCCGGACAGCCCGACCAAGGGCTGGCGCTCATGAGAGACTGGCTTGCCGCGCATGCCGGCAAACCGCAGCCCGACGCGCAACTGCGCTACGCCGAACTGCTGAACACCGCCGAGCGCGATACCGAACTCGGTACTTTCCTCGCGAGCATGGATCCGGCCTCGCTCGGCACCGATCAGCGCGACGAGTGGCAGGACTTGCAGGATCGCCTCGCACTGCGTCAGGCCGACCGGGCGCGTGCATTGGGCGACTTCTCGAGCGCGCGGCAAACGCTCGAACCGTTGTTGTCGCGCCAGCCGCCGGACAGCCGCGCCTTGTCGGCGCTGGGCGACATCTATTTCGACGAACGCCGTTACGACGACGCCCGCAAGATCGCCGAAGATCAGATTCGTCAGGACCCGGCGAATCAGGACGCGCGACTCTCGCTTGTGCGCGTGCTTTACGAAATGCAGGACGACAAGGCTGCCAATCGCGAACTGGACCGCGCCCTGGCCGAAGCGTCGCCGGACGATGTCTGGACGCAACTTGCCGCCGTGCGACGTCTGACCGCCATGGAACGCTACGACGAGGCCATCGCGCTTAACGACACGCTGCGCACCCGGTTTCCGGACACCTCGGCCGTCACCGTGCAGCGCGGACGCATTGCGCAGTCCCAACGTCATTACAACGAGGCGAAGGGATGGTACGACCAGGCGCGCAAGGAAGAGATCGTGCAGGGCGCGCTGCCCGGTTATGACGGCATGACGTCGGCCGAGTCGGCCATCGACTCGCTGGAGTCGCGTCGTAACAGCTACGTGGCCGCGGGCTACGAAATCGATCAGAAAAAGGGCGACGGCGGCATCTCGATGTTCAACGCGCGCGCCGTCCCGCTGTACGGCCAGTATGCGCTGGGCTACGACGGCCACGTGTTTGCGCAGACCGATTACGTGAGCGCCGACTCGGGCGACCTGCCGCTCAACGGGACGTCCGAATTCGGCACGTTGCCGCTGCTCAACGTGCCGTCGTTTCGCGCTGCGAATCCCGGCGTGCTGGCGGACTACGGCACGAAACGCCAGAAGGCGCACGGGCAGGCGCTCATGCTCGGCTATGAGAACGACTGGATTCGCGCCGACATCGGTCACACGCCGATTGGCTTCCCGATTTCCTACGTCACGGGCGGCGTGCGGCTGTTCGGTAATCTGGGGCGCTACAACTACTGGGTCGACGCCTCCCGTCGGCCGATGACGGGCAGCATGGTGTCGTATGCCGGGGCGAATCTGCCGCTGCCCGAGGTCTTCGGCGACGGGAAATGGGGCGGCGTGCGCCGCGATGCTTTGACATTCCACGCCTCTCGCGACTTCCCGAAGTGGGGCGTCTTCGGTGAGGCGAGCGTTGCGCGTCTGACCGGCGAGAACGTGCTGAACAACACCGAAGTCTCGGCGCGCGCCGGTGTCGACCTGCCGCTGATTTACAAGCGCGACATGCGCATGAATACCGGCGTCACGCTATTCTTCGACAGCTTCGCGCAGAATGAGCGCTACTACACGTATGGGCACGGCGGCTACTACAGCCCGCAGACCTACGTGTCGCTGACGCTGCCGCTCGAATGGTACGGACGCACGCAACGCTGGTCCTACTATCTGCGCGGCTCGGTCTCGTTCTCGCAAAGCCAGGAAAAGTCGATGCCGTACTTCCCGACCAACGGTGCGTTGCAGGCGGCGAGCGGCGATCTGACCTATGGCTCCGGCGGCGGGTTCGGAGTGGGCTTCTCGATATTGGGCCGGGCCGAGTACTGGGTCGATCGGCACTGGGTGATCGGCGGGCAGATCCAGTTCGAGCGCTCCGACTACTACGCGCCGAACCGTTTCCTCTTCTACATGCGTTATCACTTCGACGCCCGGCGCGGTGATGTGCCGATGCCGCCGTCGCCGGTACGTCCGATCTGGAGCTACTGA
- the bcsZ gene encoding cellulose synthase complex periplasmic endoglucanase BcsZ → MTRADADRRRRRAVLRALAACGAGPMIAAVAPGLNAAAAKVPGAPDDSRSSGRATPRACPPVDWPAWSRFKVACLSDDGRIVDHSMPDLRTVSEGQAYALTFAVIANDRATFDKVLDWTVNNLAQGDLTAHLPAWLWGRQDDGRWAVLDSNPASDADMWIAYALGEAGRLWNVRRYTALGALVARRIVSEETDFIPGLGRTLLPAPAGFHPARDLWRLNPSYVPMQVVRRLAGLFPDSGWAQLITSSLKQITLSAPPLGFAPEWAMYRAGRGFEIDPETKGEGSYNAIRVYLWAGMLAQDSDDFHALTHTFGGMLKYVAAHGAPPERVDTRDGTAKQNGGAGFSAALVPLLQSVGDTALARAQADRARSLDAQSPSGYYGSVLSLFGLGWHEARFRFAADGTLQVPWEAVCATR, encoded by the coding sequence ATGACACGCGCCGATGCTGACAGGCGGCGCCGTCGGGCGGTGCTGCGGGCACTCGCCGCCTGTGGGGCCGGGCCGATGATCGCGGCCGTGGCGCCGGGGCTGAACGCCGCTGCGGCGAAGGTGCCGGGTGCGCCGGACGATTCGCGTTCGTCGGGACGCGCCACGCCACGCGCGTGCCCGCCCGTCGACTGGCCGGCCTGGTCGCGATTCAAGGTGGCGTGTCTGAGCGACGACGGCCGCATCGTCGATCACAGCATGCCCGATCTGCGCACGGTCTCCGAAGGACAGGCGTACGCGTTGACGTTCGCTGTCATCGCCAACGACCGGGCGACGTTCGACAAGGTGCTCGACTGGACCGTGAACAACCTCGCACAGGGCGACCTCACGGCGCATCTGCCGGCGTGGCTGTGGGGCAGGCAGGACGACGGCCGGTGGGCGGTGCTCGACAGCAACCCGGCAAGCGACGCCGACATGTGGATCGCGTATGCGCTGGGCGAAGCCGGCCGCCTGTGGAACGTGCGGCGCTACACCGCGCTCGGTGCATTGGTGGCGCGTCGCATCGTGTCCGAGGAGACGGACTTCATTCCGGGGCTCGGGCGCACGTTGCTGCCCGCGCCCGCGGGATTTCATCCCGCCAGGGATCTGTGGCGTCTGAACCCGAGTTACGTGCCGATGCAGGTCGTGCGGCGTCTCGCAGGCCTGTTTCCCGATAGCGGCTGGGCACAGCTCATTACCTCGTCGCTCAAGCAGATCACGTTGTCGGCGCCACCGCTGGGCTTTGCGCCGGAGTGGGCGATGTATCGCGCCGGACGTGGTTTCGAGATCGATCCCGAGACGAAAGGAGAGGGCAGTTACAACGCCATTCGCGTCTATCTGTGGGCGGGGATGCTTGCGCAGGATAGCGACGATTTCCATGCATTGACACACACGTTCGGCGGCATGCTGAAGTATGTCGCTGCGCACGGCGCGCCGCCGGAGCGTGTCGACACGCGCGACGGCACGGCGAAGCAGAACGGCGGCGCGGGCTTCTCGGCGGCGCTCGTGCCGCTGTTGCAGTCCGTGGGCGACACGGCGCTCGCGCGGGCGCAGGCCGATCGTGCCCGCTCGCTCGACGCGCAGTCGCCTTCGGGCTACTACGGTTCGGTGCTGTCGCTGTTCGGCCTCGGCTGGCACGAAGCGCGTTTTCGTTTCGCCGCGGATGGCACGCTGCAAGTGCCTTGGGAGGCGGTTTGCGCGACACGCTGA
- the bcsB gene encoding cellulose biosynthesis cyclic di-GMP-binding regulatory protein BcsB — MQLRASWSRYTLYTLVTAIGALFAAMSPGGVMLAGAAPTAGRTGNAAVSGGTPAVPETAAVAGASPDASAATIPPAPGTSERTVTFAQLGQTNGLRLRGTEGSGDVNFGVRLDQSVASALLRLRYSYSPALIPDLSQLKVYLNEELIATLPFNKQDGGKNLLREIPLDPRMLSGFNRVRLVLIGHYTMECEDPMHSSLWADISPQSEIVTSTQPLTLRNDLSMLPVPFFDRHDNRDQSIPFVFGSQPSLAVVHAAGVVATWAGAIGDYRRTRFPVSVGTLPSKHAIAFVTNETMLPGLDMPKVDGPTLRMVVNPGDPSLKLLVIQGRDAKDLETAALALVSGRAALSGDATRIAALEPLPPRPAYDAPRWVRTDRPVKLGELVENPADLQASGYMPWPIRIQLNLPADLLTWQNTGVPMDLKYRYTPPVKPDDSSMSVSINDQFVRAYRLRSAGASTDKSHMLVELLSDGTMADRREVRIPAFQVASRNSLSFQFAMEPHKEGMCSQTITNAARSAIDADSTIDFSGLPHYAEMPNLSFFAGSGFPFTKYADLSQTAVVMSKTPDKAELETVFSTLGQFGRSTGVYADRFEVLDTTQTERFKDRDLLVVGGKDAAELLTTWGKSLPLVIDQTRRVMQSQPQGYRGDGAAGSALAASRVGPARMDAQSQGALAALVGFESPVTSSRSVVAINASSDAGLLSVVDAVDTQRDAIHGDLAVVNGDRTASYRLGNTYFVGDVSWWTRIRYHLSSHPILVGLVALLAAFAIALKCFGWLQRRAARRLEK, encoded by the coding sequence ATGCAGCTTCGAGCGTCTTGGTCGCGTTACACGTTGTACACGTTGGTCACCGCCATCGGTGCGCTGTTCGCCGCGATGAGCCCCGGCGGTGTCATGCTCGCGGGCGCCGCGCCAACGGCAGGCCGCACGGGCAACGCCGCAGTCTCGGGAGGCACCCCGGCCGTGCCGGAGACAGCCGCCGTTGCGGGCGCATCGCCGGACGCCTCCGCCGCGACGATTCCGCCGGCTCCCGGCACCAGTGAGCGCACCGTCACGTTCGCCCAACTGGGGCAGACGAACGGATTGCGACTGCGCGGCACCGAAGGCTCGGGCGACGTCAATTTCGGAGTCCGACTCGATCAGTCTGTCGCCTCGGCGCTGCTGCGCCTGCGCTATAGCTATTCGCCCGCCCTGATTCCCGATCTCTCGCAACTCAAGGTTTATCTGAACGAGGAGTTGATCGCGACGCTGCCGTTCAACAAGCAGGACGGCGGCAAGAATCTGCTGCGTGAGATCCCGCTCGATCCGCGCATGCTCTCCGGCTTCAATCGTGTGCGTCTCGTGCTCATCGGGCATTACACGATGGAGTGCGAGGACCCGATGCACTCGAGCCTGTGGGCCGACATCAGCCCGCAGAGCGAAATCGTCACGAGCACGCAGCCGCTCACGCTGCGCAACGATCTGTCCATGCTGCCCGTGCCGTTCTTCGACCGCCACGACAACCGGGATCAATCGATCCCGTTCGTGTTCGGCTCGCAGCCGTCGCTCGCCGTGGTGCATGCCGCGGGCGTCGTGGCCACGTGGGCGGGTGCCATTGGCGATTACCGGCGCACGCGTTTCCCGGTGAGTGTCGGCACCTTGCCGTCGAAGCATGCCATCGCGTTCGTCACCAACGAGACGATGCTGCCCGGCCTCGACATGCCCAAAGTGGATGGGCCTACGCTGCGCATGGTGGTGAATCCCGGCGATCCGTCGCTCAAGCTGCTCGTGATTCAGGGGCGTGACGCCAAGGATCTGGAGACGGCCGCGCTTGCCCTCGTCTCGGGACGTGCGGCACTCTCGGGCGATGCCACGCGCATCGCCGCGCTTGAGCCGCTGCCGCCACGGCCCGCCTACGATGCGCCGCGCTGGGTGCGCACCGATCGACCGGTGAAGCTGGGCGAACTGGTCGAGAACCCGGCCGACTTGCAGGCAAGCGGCTACATGCCGTGGCCGATCCGCATTCAGCTCAATTTGCCGGCCGACCTGCTGACGTGGCAAAACACCGGCGTGCCGATGGACCTGAAGTATCGCTACACGCCGCCGGTCAAACCGGACGATTCGTCGATGAGCGTGTCGATCAACGATCAGTTCGTACGCGCCTACCGCCTGCGCTCGGCGGGGGCGAGCACCGACAAGAGCCACATGCTCGTCGAACTGCTCTCCGACGGCACGATGGCCGATCGCAGGGAAGTGCGCATTCCGGCATTTCAGGTGGCCTCGCGCAACTCGCTCTCTTTTCAGTTCGCGATGGAGCCGCACAAGGAAGGCATGTGCAGCCAGACGATCACCAACGCGGCGCGCTCGGCCATCGATGCGGACTCGACCATCGACTTCAGTGGCCTGCCGCATTATGCCGAGATGCCGAATCTGAGCTTCTTCGCGGGCAGCGGCTTTCCGTTCACGAAATACGCCGATCTCTCGCAGACGGCCGTCGTCATGTCGAAGACGCCGGACAAGGCGGAACTGGAGACGGTGTTCTCGACCCTCGGCCAGTTCGGCCGCTCGACGGGCGTGTATGCTGATCGCTTCGAAGTGCTCGATACGACGCAAACCGAGCGCTTCAAGGACCGCGACCTGCTGGTCGTGGGCGGCAAGGACGCCGCCGAGCTGCTGACCACGTGGGGCAAGAGTCTTCCGCTCGTGATCGATCAGACGCGTCGCGTCATGCAATCGCAGCCGCAGGGCTATCGTGGCGACGGTGCGGCCGGTTCCGCGTTGGCGGCCAGCCGCGTGGGTCCTGCGCGCATGGACGCGCAGTCCCAGGGGGCGCTTGCGGCGCTCGTCGGGTTCGAGTCGCCGGTGACGAGTTCCCGTTCGGTGGTGGCGATCAATGCGTCGAGCGATGCCGGGTTGCTCAGTGTGGTCGACGCCGTCGACACGCAGCGCGACGCCATTCACGGCGATCTGGCGGTGGTCAACGGCGATCGCACCGCGTCGTACCGGTTGGGCAATACGTATTTCGTGGGCGACGTGAGCTGGTGGACGCGCATTCGCTACCACCTCTCGAGTCATCCGATTCTGGTCGGTCTCGTAGCGTTGCTGGCGGCATTCGCGATTGCGCTCAAGTGTTTCGGCTGGTTGCAGCGTCGCGCGGCACGTCGGCTGGAGAAGTAA
- a CDS encoding HAD-IB family hydrolase, with the protein MRDPSIVAAFDFDGTISTTDSLRVFVRSTVGTRRFVLGALLASPWLIGCVLRLVDRGTAKAAFLRASIGARSRAQLDIDTRRFLQDRLPGLLRPEMLARVRQHRALGHRIVLVSASPSLYLEPWAATVGFDTVLSTELAFDAQGRFAGVFAKPNCWGPEKLRRLEAWWQDAPPRVLFAYGDSRGDKEMAERADYAWIRGQGELMPLPDAAAPRRTA; encoded by the coding sequence ATGCGAGACCCGTCCATCGTCGCCGCCTTCGATTTCGACGGCACGATTTCCACCACCGATAGCTTGCGCGTGTTCGTGCGCAGCACCGTCGGTACACGGCGCTTCGTTCTGGGTGCCCTGCTGGCGTCTCCCTGGCTGATCGGCTGCGTGCTTCGTCTCGTCGACCGGGGGACGGCCAAAGCGGCATTCCTGCGCGCATCGATCGGCGCCCGCTCGCGCGCACAACTGGACATCGATACGCGGCGCTTCCTTCAGGATCGATTGCCCGGCCTGTTGCGCCCCGAGATGCTCGCGCGCGTGCGTCAGCACCGGGCACTGGGCCATCGCATCGTTCTCGTAAGCGCCTCGCCGAGTCTGTATCTGGAGCCGTGGGCGGCCACAGTGGGCTTCGACACGGTGCTCAGTACCGAACTGGCGTTCGATGCGCAGGGCCGGTTCGCCGGCGTCTTCGCCAAGCCGAATTGCTGGGGACCGGAAAAGCTCAGGCGTCTCGAAGCGTGGTGGCAAGACGCACCGCCGCGGGTGCTGTTCGCCTACGGCGACAGCCGGGGCGACAAGGAGATGGCCGAGCGCGCCGACTATGCATGGATTCGTGGGCAGGGCGAACTCATGCCGCTGCCCGACGCCGCCGCGCCGCGGCGCACGGCCTGA
- a CDS encoding FUSC family protein → MSRLARLEPVAFSRWDAVHAALSVAVPTAIGAAIGHGADASLVALGALPAITGDRTGPYRARARSILITIVTGVVGFHAGMLVHHVGLTHPWLAHVLLQIAILLLSFIGTFGNVASAATLQGAVYLFVGWGLELPPPQWRAPLLLASGGIFSMLLMAAHWMRHPGAAERDAVAAIYQQLANVLDASGTPRVRLARRSLENAIAAAYDTLLTARASTSSGWEVLERRAAQILAAEPITSAVIGLAQGGQPVPAPLGKALYALARSIARDRAVDIDAAVASAKDSHAPALAAALHRAEPLLTGTVHAAEAPLVALARHQARASAHPRWVPKWPWPDVWRYLVRIGLCVVVAQIFIAVAALPRSYWVPLIVVIIFKPNYGSVFARALQSGVGSIVGVALSAAVVAIDRNGWFNLATLIPLAACLPWALRRNYGLFSALLLPILMLVMGALQPGNQDIALARFVDAVAACAIVLLIGYLPWAKWERRQLDERVANALDALGRYAALADTHDADAAFAARRAAYKALDDTRIALQRALSEPPLVSRRAARWWPALVALERVADAVTDTVPHGDDHNAPVHPAAAILTHMAAALRHGGPVPVLPAGPIEGVDPILSGVLREAIGMLFSTPDSTD, encoded by the coding sequence ATGTCGCGGCTCGCACGACTTGAGCCCGTCGCGTTCTCTCGCTGGGACGCCGTTCACGCCGCCCTCTCGGTCGCCGTTCCCACCGCCATCGGCGCAGCCATCGGCCATGGCGCCGATGCGTCGCTCGTCGCGCTCGGCGCGCTGCCGGCGATCACCGGCGACCGCACCGGCCCTTATCGCGCCCGCGCCCGGTCGATCCTCATCACCATCGTGACGGGCGTCGTGGGCTTTCACGCCGGGATGCTCGTCCACCACGTAGGCCTGACGCATCCGTGGCTCGCCCACGTGCTACTGCAAATCGCCATCCTGCTGTTGAGCTTCATCGGCACGTTCGGCAATGTCGCGTCTGCCGCCACCTTGCAAGGCGCCGTCTACCTGTTCGTGGGCTGGGGACTCGAGCTGCCGCCGCCGCAGTGGCGTGCGCCGCTGCTGCTCGCCTCCGGCGGCATCTTCAGCATGCTGCTCATGGCGGCGCACTGGATGCGGCATCCCGGTGCCGCCGAGCGCGACGCCGTCGCCGCCATCTATCAGCAACTTGCAAACGTGCTCGACGCGAGCGGAACGCCGCGCGTGCGGCTCGCCCGGCGGTCATTGGAAAACGCGATTGCGGCGGCGTATGACACCTTGCTGACGGCGCGCGCGAGTACGTCGAGCGGATGGGAAGTGCTGGAGCGGCGCGCGGCGCAGATCCTTGCGGCCGAACCGATTACGTCGGCGGTCATCGGTCTGGCGCAAGGCGGTCAGCCGGTGCCCGCGCCGCTGGGTAAGGCGCTCTACGCGCTCGCGCGCAGCATTGCGCGCGACCGGGCGGTCGATATCGACGCTGCAGTGGCGTCGGCCAAAGACAGCCATGCGCCGGCGCTGGCCGCGGCGCTGCATCGCGCCGAGCCCCTGCTCACGGGCACCGTGCATGCGGCCGAGGCGCCGCTCGTGGCGCTGGCACGTCATCAGGCCCGTGCGAGCGCACACCCGCGCTGGGTGCCGAAGTGGCCATGGCCCGACGTCTGGCGTTATCTGGTGCGCATCGGATTGTGCGTGGTCGTCGCCCAGATCTTCATCGCGGTGGCCGCCCTGCCGCGGTCTTACTGGGTACCGCTGATCGTGGTGATCATCTTCAAGCCCAACTACGGTTCGGTGTTTGCACGAGCGCTGCAAAGCGGCGTGGGCAGCATCGTGGGTGTGGCGCTCTCGGCCGCCGTGGTCGCCATCGACCGCAACGGCTGGTTCAATCTCGCCACGCTGATTCCGCTGGCCGCCTGTCTGCCGTGGGCCCTGCGCCGCAACTACGGGCTTTTCAGCGCGCTGCTGTTGCCGATTCTGATGCTGGTGATGGGCGCGCTGCAACCGGGCAATCAAGACATCGCACTGGCGCGGTTCGTCGACGCTGTCGCCGCATGTGCCATCGTGCTTCTGATCGGCTATCTGCCATGGGCCAAGTGGGAACGGCGTCAGTTGGACGAACGCGTGGCCAACGCGCTCGACGCTCTCGGGCGTTACGCCGCATTGGCCGACACGCATGACGCCGATGCGGCGTTCGCGGCACGACGCGCCGCCTACAAGGCGCTGGACGACACGCGCATCGCCTTGCAGCGCGCGTTGTCCGAGCCACCGCTGGTGAGTCGGCGCGCGGCGCGCTGGTGGCCTGCGCTGGTAGCGCTGGAGCGTGTCGCCGATGCCGTGACCGACACCGTCCCGCACGGGGACGATCACAACGCGCCGGTGCATCCGGCGGCGGCAATTCTGACGCATATGGCCGCAGCGCTTCGCCATGGCGGGCCGGTGCCGGTTTTGCCGGCAGGCCCCATCGAGGGCGTCGATCCGATTCTGTCCGGCGTGCTGCGCGAGGCGATCGGCATGCTCTTCAGCACGCCGGACAGCACGGACTGA